GCCATCCTGACCCACGCGAACCTGCGGGCGAATGCGATGCAGGGGCGAGCGTGGGTCCCCGGCCTGCGCGACGGGGAGGAGACGTTCTACGGCGTGCTGCCGCTGTTCCACGCGTACGGACTCACGCTGTGCCTGACGTTCGCCATGAGCATCGGGGCGAAGCTCGTGCTCTTTCCCAAGTACGACCTCGACCTCGTCACCGTGGCGGCCAAGAAGAGCCCGCCGACGTTCCTGCCGGCGGTGCCCCCCATCTACGACCAGCTCGCACGCGCGGCGGCCCGAGGCACGATCGATCTGACGACGGTGCGCTTCGCGATCTCGGGGGCGATGAGCCTCCCCGTCGCGACCGTCGACCGGTGGGAGCAGGCCACGGGCGGCTTGCTCGTCGAGGGCTACGGGATGACGGAGTCCTCCCCCGTCGCCCTGGGCAACCCCATCGGACCCTCCCGGCGGCCCGGCACGGTCGGGGTGCCGTTCCCCAGCACTGACATCCGTGTCGTCGATCCCGAGAACCCCGCCGTCGACCGCCCGCTCGGCGAGGCGGGAGAACTCCTCCTGCGCGGCCCCCAGGTGTTCCAGGGGTACTGGCAGCGACCGGCCGACACCGCCGACACCCTCCTCCCCGGCGGCTGGCTGCGCACCGGTGACATCGCGACCGTCTCGTCCGACGGCTTCGTCACGATCGTCGACCGCCTGAAAGAGATCATCATCACCGGCGGCTTCAACGTCGCACCCAGCGAGGTCGAAGACGTCCTCACCTCGCATCCCGACATCGAGAGCGCCGCGGTCGTGGCGCTACCCAAACGCGGCGGCGAAGAAGTCGCCGCGGCCATCGTCGTCCGTGACGGCGTCGACATCTCGCCGGAGGCCGTGCGCGACTACTGCAAGACGCGGTTGGCCGGCTACAAGGTGCCCCGCCGCATCGTCGTGGTCGACGATCTCCCGCGCTCGCTCATCGGCAAGGTGTTGCGCCGCGAGGTGCGGGAGCGTCTGATGTCGTGACGGCGATACCCGCCCTTCGGGGCCGCCGCCATGCACCGCGCGGGTGCGGAGACGGGATGCCTCGGCGCCGAGCCGACGGCATCCCCACCGGCGCCCGAAGCGTCGGTCGCAGCGCCGCTCAGCCGTAGAACAGCTTCTCGAACACGCGCCGAGACCTGCGCGTCGCGCCGAGATAGTCGTCCTCGACACGCGTGGCCGAGCGCGGCGGGTACTCGAGGATGCGGCCGATCCCGTCGAGCCGCAGACGATCCGCCGGCAGCACGTCACTCGTCTGCCCCGACAGCAGGGTGTTGGCCGAGCGCAGGCGACTCGCGAGGTGCCACGCTGCGGCGAGCTTCTGCGCCGCGTCCGCGTCGACGATCCCCGCCTCCACGGCCGCGCTCAGGGCGGCCAGGGTGGACGTCGTCCGCATGGCGGGCACCGACCGCGCGTGCTGCAACTGCAGCAACTGCACGAGCCACTCGACGTCGCTGAGCGATCCGGGGCCGAGCTTGAGGTGCCGCGCCGGGTCGGCGCCCTGCGGGAGCCGCTCGCTCTCGACGCGGGCCTTGATGCGGCGGATCTCACGGAGTCCGTTCTGATCGGCCGCCTCGGGGTAGCGCACCTCGTCGGCGAGCTCCATGAACGCGCGGATGAGCTTGACGCTGCCCGCGACGCCGCGGGCGCGCAGCAACGCCTGCGCCTCCCACGAGAGAGACCACCGCCGGTAGTACTCTCCGTACGCCTCGATCGACCGGGCGAGAGGGCCGCTTCGACCCTCCGGCCGCAGTTCGGCGTCGAGTTCCAGGGGCAGGCGGTGATCTTCTGAGTGCTCGCGGATCCCGGCCACCAGCTTGAGCGCCAGCTGGCTCGCACGCTGAGGATCGACGCCGTTCGCACGGTAGACGTACATGACGTCGGCATCCGATCCGAAGCCCATCTCCCGTCCGCCGAAGCGGCCCATCGCGATCACCGCGAAGTCGAGTTCGTCGTCTTCGGGAGGCACCACGACCCGTCGAACCGCACGCAGCGTCGCCTGGATCGTCACTTCGGTGATGGTCGACAAGGCTTCGGCGAGCTCTTCGAGCGACACGGTGCCGAGCACCGCGGCCATCGCGACGCGCAGCATCTCGCGGCGGCGCAGCGCCCGCACCGAGCGCATCGCATCCTCGATGTTCTGCCAGCGCGTCTGGATCGCCCGCGCCTCCTCCTCGAGGGCCTTGCCGGAGCGGGGCCGCAGCAGCGCGTCATCGTCGAGCCACGCGACGGACTCGGGGATCCACTCCATCAGCTCGCCGATGTACCGCGAGCCCGACAGCACGCGGGTCAGGCTCTCGGCCGCGCCCGCGGAGTCGCGCAGCATGCGCAGGAACCACGGGGTGTTGCCGAGCCGCTCGCTGATGCGCCGGAAGACGAGGAGGCCGTAGTCGGGGTCGACGCCGTCGGCGAACCACCGGATCATCACCGGCATGAGGTGGCGCTGGATCGTCGCCTTGCGGCTCAACCCGCTGGTCAGCGCCGCGATGTGGCGCAGCGCACCCGCGGGATCGCGGAAGCCGATGGCGGCGAGCCGGTCGCGCGCCTGCTCGGTCGACAGCGTCCGCTCCCCCTCGGGCAGGGCGGCGACGGCCGACAGCAGCGGACGGTAGAACAGGCGCACGTGGATGTCGCGCACCTCGCGCTTGATGCTCTCCCAGGCCTCCTGGACACCGGATGCCGAATCCGCCAGGCGTGTCGCCCGTGCGAGGACCCGCAGGTCGCTTTCTTTCTCCGGGAGGAGCGCCGTACGTCGCAGTCCGCGCAGTTGCAGCCGGTGCTCGAGCAAGCGGAGCAGTCGGTAGTTGCGCGCGAACGACTCTGCCTCGGTGCGTCCGATGTACCCCTCCGCCACGAGGGCGTCCAGGGCCTCCAGGCTGCCGCGCTGGCGGATGCGTTCGTCGGTCAGACCGTGCACGAGCTGGAGCAGCTGCACGGTGAACTCGACGTCGCGGATGCCACCGGGCCCCAGCTTCAGCTGACGATTCACCTCGCCCGCGGGGATGTGCTCGGTGACACGTTCGCGCATGCGCTGGACACCCTCGACGAAGTTCTCCCGCGCGGAGCTGTGCCAGACGAGAGGCTGCACCGCGGCGACGTACTCGGCACCGAGCTGCGGATCGCCCGCGATCGCCCGCGCCTTGAGCAGCGCCTGGAACTCCCAGCTCTTCGCCCAACGGTCGTAGTACTGCCGGTGCGAGGCGAGCGTGCGTACGAGCGCGCCCTGTTTGCCCTCGGGGCGCAGATTGGGATCGACCTCCCACAGGGGCGGTTCGATCTCGGGACCGGAGATGCCGCGCATGGTCTGCACGGCCAGGCGCGTGCCGATGTCGATGGCTCGCGCCTCCGAGACGACGTCCTCGTCGGCTGTGCCGCCGACGAAGATGACGTCGACGTCGCTCACGTAGTTGAGTTCACGGGCGCCCGTCTTGCCCATGGCGATGATGGCGAAGCGCGTCGCCTCGACCTGGGCCCGGGGGAAAGAGCCGGGTCCGGCCGCGGAGACCCGTGCTCGGGCGACGCTCAGCGATGCCTCGAGGGCGGCACCGGCGATGTCGGCGAGCGCCGCGGAGACGACGTCGATGACGGCGGCGGGGTCGTCCTGACCGAGGTCGAACGCCGCGATGCGGGCCAGCAGGCGGCGGTAGCGGACGCGGAGAGCCACCCACGCGGCATCCGAGGCGTCCGAGGCGAAGCCGTCGACGTCACCGACGGATGCCAGCAGCTCAGCGCGCATGGTCTGCTCGTCGGGCAGCGTGAGTCCCGCACCCGACAGATGGACCAACTCGCCGGGGTGCCGCAGGTAGAACTCGGCGAAACCGTCGGATGCCCCCACCAGATCCCAGAGCGCACGCCATGCTCCCGCATCGGCTGACGCCGCGCGGACGGCGGCGGCATCGCGCCGGGCCACCTGCAGCACCGCGCGCAGCGCACCGTCGGGGTCGGCGACGCGCTGCGCCACCCGCATGGCATCCGCTCGGTCGACGCCCACGGTCTCCTCGAGCTCGCCGAGCAGGGTGTCTGCTTCGGTGAGCCGCGAGAATCCGGTGCGGGCGAGAGCGGTGAGCGCCGTCGATCGATCGCTCGAGGTCATGAGCTCTCCGTCAGAGGGCTTCGAGGTTGCTCTCGAGCTCGAACGGGGTGACCTGGGCGCGGTACTGCCGCCACTCGCGACGCTTGTTGAGCAGCACGTACTTGAAGACCTGCTCCCCCAGCGTCTCGGCGACCAGCTCCGATTCCTCGAGGTATTCGAGCGCATGGTCGAGGCTGCCCGGCAGGGGCGCGTACCCCAGCGCACGACGCTCGGCGTCGGTCAGCGACCACACGTTGTCTTCGGCCTCGGCGGGCAGCTCGTACTCCTCTTCGATGCCCTTGAGGCCCGCGGCGAGCATGAGCGCGTACGACAGGTAGGGGTTGGCGGCCGAGTCGAGCGCGCGGTACTCCACGCGCGTCGACTGCCCCTTGTTGGGCTTGTAGAGCGGCACGCGCACGAGGGCGGAGCGGTTGTTGTGGCCCCAGCAGATGAAGCTGGGGGCCTCGTCGCCGCCCCACAGGCGCTTGTACGAGTTGACGAACTGGTTGGTGACGGCGGAGATCTCGTTCGCGTGGCGCAGGAGCCCGGCGATGAAGTGTCGGCCGACCTTCGACAACTGGTACTGACCGCCCTCTTCGTAGAAGGCGTTCATGTCGCCCTCGAAGAGCGAGAGGTGCGTGTGCATGCCGCTGCCGGGCTGACCACTGATGGGCTTCGGCATGAACGTGGCGTACACGCCCTGCTCGATCGCGACCTCCTTGACGACCGTGCGGAACGTCATGATGTTGTCGGCGGTCGTGAGGGCGTCGGCGTACCGCAGGTCGATCTCGTTCTGACCGGGTCCGCCTTCGTGGTGGCTGAACTCGACCGAGATGCCGAGGTCTTCGAGCATGCGCACCGACCGGCGGCGGAAGTCGTGCGCCGTGCCGCCGGGGACGTTGTCGAAGTAGCCCGCGGAATCGACCGGCTGCGGGCGTCCGTCGGGTCCGAGCTGCGAGGATTTCAGCAGGTAGAACTCGATCTCGGGGTGCGTGTAGAACGTGAATCCCGCGTCGGCGGCCTTGGCCAGCGTGCGCTTGAGCACGTGACGGGGATCGGCGACGGCCGGCTGTCCGTCGGGCGTGGTGATGTCGCAGAACATGCGCGCCGTCGGATCGATCTCGCCGCGCCACGGCAGGATCTGGAACGTCGTGGGGTCGGGGTGGGCGAGGAGGTCGGACTCGTACGACCGCGTCAGCCCCTCGATCGCCGAGCCGTCGAACCCGAGACCCTCGGTGAAGGCACCCTCGACCTCGGCCGGGGCGATCGCCACCGACTTGAGCGTGCCCACCACGTCGGTGAACCACAGGCGCACGAACTTGACGCCGCGCTCCTCGATCGTGCGCAGGACGAAATCACGCTGCTTGTCCATCGTCATCCCTCGTATCGGTGCGGTCAGCGAGCGGAGCCCGAGCCCCAGTCGTCGTTCGCTTCATCTTCGGCCCATTTCTTCGCGCGCTCCTTGAAGAGCTGCGGCGCGTTGGCCGCCTCTTCGGCGGTGTCGAAGGGGCCGGCGCGATCGACCGCGGGCGACTCGTACCCCTGCTCGACCTGGCCGGTCGCGAGGTTGTACCAGTACTTCTTGCTGTCGTCGCTCACGATGCTCCTCACGTGGGTCTCGCGTGTCGGCGTGAACCGCCGGTGCTCTCCCGATCCTACTGATGACGACCGTACGCCTGGATAGGCTGGGGGGTATGGCAACGAATGCGTCGCGTGCGGTCGGAGTGGACATCGGTGGAACCGGCATCAAGGCCGGAATCGTCGACCTGGATGCCGGCGAGCTCGTCAGCGACCGGGTGAAGGTCGCCACCCCCGCCGGCGCCGAGCCCGCCGACGTCCTCGCCGCCGTCCGCAAGGTGCTCGAGACGCTCGAGGCCCCCGCCGACCTGCCGCTGGGTGTCGCCTTCCCCGCCATCGTGAAGAGCGGCAAGACCCTGTCTGCGGCGAACGTGTCGAAGACGTGGATCGGGTTCGAGGCCGAGAAGTTCTTCGAAGACGGTCTGTCGCGCGGCATCCATTTCGCCAACGACGCCGATGTCGCCGGCATCGCCGAGGTGCGTTACGGCGCGGCTAAGGGCGTCGAGGGGCTCGTCATCCTGACGACCCTCGGCACCGGCATCGGGTCGGCCATGATCTACGACGGCGTGCTGGTTCCCAACAGCGAGCTCGGGCACCTGCAGCGCGCCGGCCACAAGAAGGATGCCGAGCACTTCGCCGCCTACTCCGCGATGGAGCGCGAGGAGCTGTCGTGGGACAAGTGGGCCAAGCGCCTGCAGTGGTACTACGACTACGTCGAGTTCCTCTTCAGCCCCGACCTGATCGTCGTCGGCGGCGGCGTGTCGAAGCACTCCGAGCACTTCTTGCCGTTGCTCAAGCTGCGTGCGCCCATCGTCCCGGCGAAGCACCGCAACAACGCGGGCATCATCGGCGCGGCGTCGCTCGCCGTTCCCGTGCCCGAGGCGCTTCCTGCGGTCAAGTGAGCGTGCGCGCGGCGTCATGACCGCGCTCACGACGCCACCGACGCCGTCCGGGTCGCGCCCGCTTCTCAAAGTGGAGGCGGAGCGCCCGTCGGGGCGAAGGCGGCGGTCGGAACAGGGTGACCGCCGCGGGCGCGGTGAGGTGTCAGGCTGACGGCTCGACGCGGCGCACGCTGACGGCGTTGCGCCACACCACCGGCGCCCAATGGCCGCCCTCGCATGCCACCTCGAGCATGACCACGCGGTCGTTGCCGCCCGTCGCCCACGCGGGCTCCCGCGTGGCGGCACGGTTCGGCCAGGTCACCCACGCCCACACCGCACGCTTCTGCGCGTACCACTCGATCGGAGCGGCGCCCCACGTCTCGGGCTGCAACGTGCACGGAGCGATGGATGCCAGCACCCGCGCGACCATCTCGTCGCTGACTCTCGTCGATCCCATGCACCGGACCCCTTCCCCGGCCGAGGTCGATGGTAGAACATATGTACGACATCGGCGGGGGGCTGGACGCGACGCGCAGACCGTCCGCCGACACGCGAAGACCCTCCCGAGGCAGGGGGCCAACGGGAGGGTCGCCTCTTGTTCGGTCCCGGCCCGGAAACGGATTGGATGCGCGCCACGGGGCGGCGCGACCGGCTGCGGTCAGGGGCGAATGGGCCGGCCTGTACGCCGGGTTCTGTCCGGGGGCGTCCCTTCGACAAGCTCAGGGGCCCCGTGGACGGTCATCTCTCTCGGCGACACGTTGCCGCGCCGCTCCAGCGGTCTACCCGGGGACTCGGCGAGCCGCGTCGTCATCCCCTGTCTGACCTTGCTCCGGACGAGGTTTACCTCGCGGGTCGTGTCACCACGACCCCGGTGGTCTCTTACACCACCCTTTCACCCTTACTCCGGCCCTCACGGGCCGGGGCGGTCTGCTCTCTGTGGCACTGTCTCGCGGATTGCTCCGGGTGGGCGTTACCCACCGTCCTGCCCTGTGGAGCCCGGACGTTCCTCGGCACGGGCGAACCCGTGACGCGACCGTCCAGCCGACCCATTCGCATCCGCCAGTCTACTCGGGCGGCGCCGATGGCATCCGTCAGCTCCTCCTGCGTCCTCACCCTTTCTCGGCGGTGTCCCCGATGCGCAGGTCGAGGGGGAAGTCGATCGGAAACGTGCCGAACAACAGCCGACCCGCGGATGCCGCGGACTCCCGCACCGCCTCGGCGACCGCTTCCGCGTAGGCGACCGGCGTGTGCACGACGATCTCGTCGTGCAGGAAGAACGCCAGGTGCGGCCTGCGTTCGAACACCGGCCCCGACGCGGGCGCCGCGCGGGTGGCATCCACCTCAGGGAGGGCGGCCAAGCGGGTCCGCAGGTCGGCGAGCCACGCGAGGGCCCACTCGGCCGCCGTGCCCTGCACGACGAAGTTGCGGGTGAACCGGCCGCGGTCACGGGCCGATCGCCTCGCGCGGGTCTCGTCGGCCCCGGATGCCGCGGCGTCGCTCGCCCGCGACTGCAGGTGCCGCCATGCCTCGCCGGCGGACGGGGACGTGCGGCCGAGCCAGGTGTGGACCACTCCCCCGTCTTCACCGGTGCGGGCCGCGTCATCGACGAGCTGCATGGCGCGGGGAAACGTGCGGCGAAGGCGAGGAAGCAGGCGGCCGCTCTCGCCGGTGGTGGCGCCGTACATCGCGCCGAGCATCGCGAGCTTGGCCTCGGCGCGACTTCCGACCGCACCGCGCTCGACGATGCCGGCGTAGAGGTCTCGACCGGATGCCGCCTCGGCGAGCGCGGTGT
The DNA window shown above is from Microbacterium proteolyticum and carries:
- the ppgK gene encoding polyphosphate--glucose phosphotransferase, whose product is MATNASRAVGVDIGGTGIKAGIVDLDAGELVSDRVKVATPAGAEPADVLAAVRKVLETLEAPADLPLGVAFPAIVKSGKTLSAANVSKTWIGFEAEKFFEDGLSRGIHFANDADVAGIAEVRYGAAKGVEGLVILTTLGTGIGSAMIYDGVLVPNSELGHLQRAGHKKDAEHFAAYSAMEREELSWDKWAKRLQWYYDYVEFLFSPDLIVVGGGVSKHSEHFLPLLKLRAPIVPAKHRNNAGIIGAASLAVPVPEALPAVK
- a CDS encoding SPOR domain-containing protein → MSDDSKKYWYNLATGQVEQGYESPAVDRAGPFDTAEEAANAPQLFKERAKKWAEDEANDDWGSGSAR
- a CDS encoding bifunctional [glutamine synthetase] adenylyltransferase/[glutamine synthetase]-adenylyl-L-tyrosine phosphorylase, which encodes MTSSDRSTALTALARTGFSRLTEADTLLGELEETVGVDRADAMRVAQRVADPDGALRAVLQVARRDAAAVRAASADAGAWRALWDLVGASDGFAEFYLRHPGELVHLSGAGLTLPDEQTMRAELLASVGDVDGFASDASDAAWVALRVRYRRLLARIAAFDLGQDDPAAVIDVVSAALADIAGAALEASLSVARARVSAAGPGSFPRAQVEATRFAIIAMGKTGARELNYVSDVDVIFVGGTADEDVVSEARAIDIGTRLAVQTMRGISGPEIEPPLWEVDPNLRPEGKQGALVRTLASHRQYYDRWAKSWEFQALLKARAIAGDPQLGAEYVAAVQPLVWHSSARENFVEGVQRMRERVTEHIPAGEVNRQLKLGPGGIRDVEFTVQLLQLVHGLTDERIRQRGSLEALDALVAEGYIGRTEAESFARNYRLLRLLEHRLQLRGLRRTALLPEKESDLRVLARATRLADSASGVQEAWESIKREVRDIHVRLFYRPLLSAVAALPEGERTLSTEQARDRLAAIGFRDPAGALRHIAALTSGLSRKATIQRHLMPVMIRWFADGVDPDYGLLVFRRISERLGNTPWFLRMLRDSAGAAESLTRVLSGSRYIGELMEWIPESVAWLDDDALLRPRSGKALEEEARAIQTRWQNIEDAMRSVRALRRREMLRVAMAAVLGTVSLEELAEALSTITEVTIQATLRAVRRVVVPPEDDELDFAVIAMGRFGGREMGFGSDADVMYVYRANGVDPQRASQLALKLVAGIREHSEDHRLPLELDAELRPEGRSGPLARSIEAYGEYYRRWSLSWEAQALLRARGVAGSVKLIRAFMELADEVRYPEAADQNGLREIRRIKARVESERLPQGADPARHLKLGPGSLSDVEWLVQLLQLQHARSVPAMRTTSTLAALSAAVEAGIVDADAAQKLAAAWHLASRLRSANTLLSGQTSDVLPADRLRLDGIGRILEYPPRSATRVEDDYLGATRRSRRVFEKLFYG
- the glnA gene encoding type I glutamate--ammonia ligase; this encodes MDKQRDFVLRTIEERGVKFVRLWFTDVVGTLKSVAIAPAEVEGAFTEGLGFDGSAIEGLTRSYESDLLAHPDPTTFQILPWRGEIDPTARMFCDITTPDGQPAVADPRHVLKRTLAKAADAGFTFYTHPEIEFYLLKSSQLGPDGRPQPVDSAGYFDNVPGGTAHDFRRRSVRMLEDLGISVEFSHHEGGPGQNEIDLRYADALTTADNIMTFRTVVKEVAIEQGVYATFMPKPISGQPGSGMHTHLSLFEGDMNAFYEEGGQYQLSKVGRHFIAGLLRHANEISAVTNQFVNSYKRLWGGDEAPSFICWGHNNRSALVRVPLYKPNKGQSTRVEYRALDSAANPYLSYALMLAAGLKGIEEEYELPAEAEDNVWSLTDAERRALGYAPLPGSLDHALEYLEESELVAETLGEQVFKYVLLNKRREWRQYRAQVTPFELESNLEAL
- a CDS encoding long-chain-fatty-acid--CoA ligase gives rise to the protein MPESPYASRPWSTSYAEGVPLEIDAPSQTLPEMLAASVQTYRKKVALEFFGAATTYAQLGDEVSRVAEGLRHLGVGAGDRVALVLPNCPQHVVAFYAVLRLGAIVIEHNPLYTARELRHQFEDHGARFAIVWDKSADTVAAFPSDLALEHIVSVDITRALPLGKRLALRLPISKARRAREQLTAAPRSKRPIAWERLATRGRLSRKHPGPKLEDIALLQYTSGTTGTPKGAILTHANLRANAMQGRAWVPGLRDGEETFYGVLPLFHAYGLTLCLTFAMSIGAKLVLFPKYDLDLVTVAAKKSPPTFLPAVPPIYDQLARAAARGTIDLTTVRFAISGAMSLPVATVDRWEQATGGLLVEGYGMTESSPVALGNPIGPSRRPGTVGVPFPSTDIRVVDPENPAVDRPLGEAGELLLRGPQVFQGYWQRPADTADTLLPGGWLRTGDIATVSSDGFVTIVDRLKEIIITGGFNVAPSEVEDVLTSHPDIESAAVVALPKRGGEEVAAAIVVRDGVDISPEAVRDYCKTRLAGYKVPRRIVVVDDLPRSLIGKVLRREVRERLMS